Below is a genomic region from Brevinematales bacterium.
GTACTATGATAGGAGGAAATATGAAAGAGAAAATTATCCGCGGGCTGATTATTCTGGCAATCGGTTTCGGGGCGTTATTTTTAATCCGTATGATCTACGCGTTCGCGGCGGGGGAAAAACCCTACAGCCCGCCGGGGTATCAAGATAACACTATGATGCTGAACAATAATATCAATGTCAGCGCAGGGTTGGAACAGGGTACACCGGCTTCGTACTACAGGTACGGTAACTTTATGAGCGAAACGACGATGAAATATATCAACGATAAGGGCGGCGCTCCCCAGCCTGTCACGATCGAACAGAAGTACGAGATGGTCGCGAATATTTCCCTCCGCAGTTCGCGGTTCGAGACGGATGAAGCGGATATCCGCGGGCTGATCGCGTCCAATCAGGCGGTCATCCAGAATGAGAGCCGCAACGGGCTTCCCGGAAACCGCATCCTCCAACTGGTGATCGGCGTGCCCCCGGAGCATTTCGACAGTATAATAAAATCTCTCCAGAAATTCGGTACGGTTAAGAGCTTATCGATCAACAAGTACGATAAAACCGGCGAATACCAGGACTTGAACGTACAGAAACAGTCGCTCGAGACGATGCGGGATTCCTTGGTCGCGCTCAAAAAGAAGCCCGGTACGATCAACGAAATGATCGAACTGGAGAAACAGATACTGGAGATAGAAAAAACGATACGCGGATTGGGAGTCAGCCTCGGCGGGTTTTCTAAGGAGAACGAGTTCTGCACGGTTGAGTTGACGGTCTCGGAAGGCAGCGGCGTCCTCTCGTACATATTCGCGGTGATCGTCCTCTCGCTGGAATGGACATTCTGGACCTATCTTGCGATCATGGGATTTGGCGCGCTGGCATTAGTCTCTGTCTTTGTAGTGATAAAAATTATGGAAAAAACGGGATTTCTTTTTAAGGCCTCGCCGAAACAAACCGCTAAAAAGAAGCGCATAAAAGCCTGAAAGTCCGCTATGAGCAAGATTGTTTAAGAATTAAAGAAGGAATACCGATTCATATAATGGCGCTTCATTTCATTTTTTATCGAAGCGGTTATCGGGCGGAATACCGGCTAAATGCCCGGATTTCACTTCTCATTCGCGCTATCAGTGAAATCCGCCCATAAAGGAAGTAGAATGGATCGGTTTGAAGAAGACCTTTTTCAGCTCAAGAAGCGGAGAAATCCGTTATGGACCGAAACAAAAAAGGAAGGCGGTAACGTGTTTCCCGTGAAGCGTATTATTATCAACGCGCTGATCGTGCTCGCCGCCGCGGGAGTATTGATTGTCAACGGAATGCTGATACTGAACGCG
It encodes:
- a CDS encoding DUF4349 domain-containing protein, which gives rise to MKEKIIRGLIILAIGFGALFLIRMIYAFAAGEKPYSPPGYQDNTMMLNNNINVSAGLEQGTPASYYRYGNFMSETTMKYINDKGGAPQPVTIEQKYEMVANISLRSSRFETDEADIRGLIASNQAVIQNESRNGLPGNRILQLVIGVPPEHFDSIIKSLQKFGTVKSLSINKYDKTGEYQDLNVQKQSLETMRDSLVALKKKPGTINEMIELEKQILEIEKTIRGLGVSLGGFSKENEFCTVELTVSEGSGVLSYIFAVIVLSLEWTFWTYLAIMGFGALALVSVFVVIKIMEKTGFLFKASPKQTAKKKRIKA